In the Pogona vitticeps strain Pit_001003342236 chromosome 2, PviZW2.1, whole genome shotgun sequence genome, CAATCCCTCCTTCCATCAGGGAGTTGTTGGCGACCGGCTTGGGCTTGTACATCTCTTGGGGCAGGACATGCTGGCTGGaagggaggaggtgggaggaggaggTGATGCCCACGGCAGGGTACGGGGCAGGGTTCAAAGTGGTGAACTCAGAAGTGTAACTGGGCAGCTGGGGACTGATGGGGGCCTGGCTTGGCATGGACTGCAAGGAGCTCTGGAGCCCATCCGACTGGGGCTGAGAGCTCAGCCAGTTGCTGTTAGAGTGCATGTCCCACCAGGAAGCGGTGGGGTTGCTGGAGCTGGTGGAGATGCCTGGGTGAATGCCAGCTTTGTACCAGGAGCCATAAGGATGTGCCATGTCCAAGGAAGTGTAGACACTGGGGAGGCAGTCAGGGGATGGGTGCCCCTTGGATACCAGCAAGGaagatgggtcttgggaggtggGCGAGGCTGGGAAGGAATGGGAGAAGGGGCTGTAGTCATTGCTGTAGGTTGTGGAAGCTTGCGGGCTTGCTGAAGGAGACATCAGTCCATTCCCATTGGGGAAAGTGGCCGCGTAGGAATCTCCCATGCCTTCGGTGCCCCAGATTTTTTGAGCAGGTGGCTCTACTCCCAAACTGTCCTCAGCTTTTCCAGGACGGGGCGAGTCTTGACCTGGACTAGCACTTCCAAACTTACTGTAAGTGTCcgtcagcatagccaatgggtTGGAGCCATGGCAATTCTCTTCCtagatggaaagaaaaacagaaaaggagaagcaAAACGGTGGTGAGTAAAAACAGAATGGATAGTGTGACTTTACTGTACATCAAGACAAAGTAGGAGAAGGCCA is a window encoding:
- the SP7 gene encoding transcription factor Sp7, which encodes MLTDTYSKFGSASPGQDSPRPGKAEDSLGVEPPAQKIWGTEGMGDSYAATFPNGNGLMSPSASPQASTTYSNDYSPFSHSFPASPTSQDPSSLLVSKGHPSPDCLPSVYTSLDMAHPYGSWYKAGIHPGISTSSSNPTASWWDMHSNSNWLSSQPQSDGLQSSLQSMPSQAPISPQLPSYTSEFTTLNPAPYPAVGITSSSHLLPSSQHVLPQEMYKPKPVANNSLMEGGIGLKSGRGGSFGSTAGRSTCDCPNCQELERLGASAASLRKKPIHSCHIPGCGKVYGKASHLKAHLRWHTGERPFVCNWLFCGKRFTRSDELERHVRTHTREKKFTCLLCNKRFTRSDHLSKHQKTHNELGVGKPPEGEGEREEDTAVASSPSTALQDGLPGEEKDPTSPEQSNLLEI